From Deinococcota bacterium, the proteins below share one genomic window:
- a CDS encoding SMP-30/gluconolactonase/LRE family protein: MTLTPELTLAAGERDTLGEGPIWDAKESWLYWTDIEEGRYHRLQPHTGKRETFAVGVKVGAIALREGGGLLLATQAGFAFHRPQAGAALEVVHNPEPSQETRFNDGAASPEGRYWAGSYGADANSLYRLGPDLEVHQMGSGYGVPNGIGWSLDGKLMYFTDSDAKTVYAFDYDTATGDIDNRRPFIHKPDARGVPDGLIVDAEGCIWNGWFGGWRLERHDPDGKLERVYEMPMESPTSLAFGGAGLDTLYVTSASRDLDEGALAEQPLAGKLVCFSPGVRGREEPRFKG, from the coding sequence ATGACGCTTACCCCCGAGCTTACGCTCGCCGCTGGCGAGCGCGACACCCTGGGCGAAGGTCCCATCTGGGACGCGAAAGAGAGTTGGCTCTACTGGACCGACATCGAAGAAGGGCGCTACCACCGCCTGCAGCCGCATACGGGCAAGAGGGAAACCTTTGCGGTCGGCGTCAAGGTGGGCGCGATTGCCCTGCGCGAGGGGGGCGGCCTACTGCTGGCGACGCAGGCGGGCTTCGCCTTTCACCGGCCCCAAGCGGGCGCGGCACTTGAGGTCGTCCATAACCCCGAACCCTCACAGGAGACGCGCTTCAACGACGGCGCCGCCAGCCCTGAAGGCCGCTACTGGGCGGGCTCCTACGGCGCCGACGCCAACAGCCTCTACCGCTTAGGCCCCGACCTCGAGGTTCACCAGATGGGCTCGGGCTACGGCGTGCCCAACGGTATCGGCTGGAGCCTGGACGGTAAGCTCATGTACTTTACCGACTCGGACGCGAAGACCGTCTACGCCTTCGACTACGATACGGCGACGGGCGACATCGACAACCGCCGCCCCTTCATCCACAAGCCGGACGCCCGGGGCGTGCCCGACGGCCTCATCGTCGACGCCGAGGGATGCATCTGGAACGGCTGGTTCGGCGGCTGGCGCTTGGAGCGCCACGACCCGGACGGCAAGCTCGAGCGCGTTTATGAGATGCCGATGGAGAGCCCCACCAGCCTGGCCTTTGGCGGCGCGGGCTTGGACACCCTCTACGTCACCTCGGCGAGCCGCGATTTGGACGAAGGGGCGCTCGCCGAGCAGCCGCTGGCGGGCAAGCTGGTATGCTTTTCGCCCGGCGTCAGGGGCCGCGAAGAGCCCCGGTTCAAAGGATGA
- a CDS encoding hydratase → MTEAQKVLADELAEARVQARTLPAPSIRGLELTFEDAYAVQGELSRRLQEGGYRMIGRKIGLTNQAVWPAMGLDRVIWGPMYDKTVQDAPEDAGANRATLPLDLFVQPRLEPEIVFGLREAPPVEKDAEALLAAAEWVALGFELVQCHYPDWKFTPADAVADYGLHGALVIGERQALEGKRLGKVANALRALELTLYQGGEEAATGAGKNVVGSPALALGWLAGELQGEEDAPKPGEVVTTGSLTAAMPVEPGQSWRAELRGLDLPALELSLV, encoded by the coding sequence ATGACCGAAGCGCAGAAGGTGCTCGCCGACGAGTTGGCCGAAGCGCGGGTGCAGGCCCGCACGCTCCCCGCGCCCTCGATCAGAGGGCTCGAGCTTACCTTCGAGGACGCCTACGCGGTTCAAGGCGAGCTCTCGAGGCGCTTGCAGGAGGGCGGCTATAGGATGATAGGCCGCAAGATCGGCCTCACCAACCAGGCGGTCTGGCCCGCCATGGGCCTGGACAGGGTGATCTGGGGGCCGATGTACGACAAGACGGTGCAGGACGCTCCGGAGGACGCCGGGGCGAACAGGGCGACCCTGCCCCTCGACCTCTTCGTCCAGCCCCGGCTCGAGCCCGAGATCGTGTTTGGACTTCGGGAGGCCCCTCCCGTAGAGAAGGACGCCGAGGCGCTCCTGGCAGCCGCCGAGTGGGTCGCCCTCGGTTTCGAGCTCGTCCAGTGCCACTACCCCGACTGGAAGTTCACGCCCGCCGACGCCGTCGCCGACTACGGCCTGCACGGCGCGCTGGTGATCGGAGAGAGGCAAGCGCTCGAGGGCAAGAGGCTGGGCAAAGTGGCCAATGCGCTGCGAGCGCTCGAGCTGACGCTCTACCAAGGCGGCGAGGAGGCGGCCACGGGCGCGGGGAAGAACGTAGTCGGCTCTCCCGCCCTGGCGCTCGGCTGGCTGGCGGGAGAGCTTCAAGGCGAAGAGGACGCCCCGAAGCCAGGTGAAGTAGTCACCACAGGCTCGCTCACCGCGGCGATGCCGGTCGAGCCGGGCCAAAGCTGGCGGGCGGAGCTCAGGGGCCTGGACTTGCCCGCGCTCGAGCTGAGCCTCGTCTAG
- a CDS encoding 4-oxalocrotonate tautomerase family protein gives MPYVNIKITREGASKEQKAELIRGATELLVRVLGKNPETTVVVIEEVETDNWGIGGESVTLRRRRESAEDEG, from the coding sequence ATGCCCTACGTCAACATCAAGATCACCAGGGAGGGCGCCAGCAAGGAGCAGAAGGCCGAGCTCATCCGCGGCGCGACCGAGCTGCTCGTGCGGGTCCTGGGCAAGAACCCCGAGACCACCGTGGTGGTGATCGAGGAGGTCGAGACTGACAACTGGGGCATCGGCGGCGAGAGCGTGACGCTGCGGCGGCGGCGCGAGTCGGCGGAGGACGAGGGCTGA
- the menC gene encoding o-succinylbenzoate synthase, translated as MKLESIELREVQVRLRFRFETSFGVEQDMRRLLVTVYGEGLEGYGECTAGNFPGYSYESVDTCWGALKDHIIPQVVGKSFATPAQLLDAVRAVRGHNMAIAGLETAFWDLQAKAAGLPLWVMLGGTRTRHPVGASLGIQESVAATVELAQAHVEQGYKRLKFKIKPGWDVAPLRAVREALPETPLTVDANSAYRLTDARVFRELDELGLDYIEQPLAHDDLVDHAELQRLLATPICLDESIHSPEDARKGLQLGAGRVINIKVGRLRGHLLARRSHDVAVSFGAPVWCGGMLETGVGRAHNLHLSALEGFTLPGDTASASRYWDEDLVEPLLDAVDGVQPIPAGPGIGVSLKRDLIDRVTERQERFA; from the coding sequence GTGAAACTGGAGAGCATCGAACTTCGCGAGGTGCAAGTCAGGCTACGCTTTCGCTTCGAGACGAGTTTTGGCGTCGAGCAGGACATGCGGCGCCTGTTGGTGACGGTCTACGGCGAGGGACTCGAGGGCTACGGCGAATGCACCGCCGGCAACTTTCCCGGCTACTCCTACGAGTCGGTGGACACCTGCTGGGGCGCGCTCAAGGACCACATCATCCCCCAGGTCGTCGGCAAGAGCTTCGCGACCCCGGCGCAGCTTTTGGACGCGGTCAGGGCGGTGCGCGGCCACAACATGGCGATAGCCGGGCTCGAGACCGCCTTCTGGGACCTCCAGGCCAAGGCCGCCGGGCTGCCGCTCTGGGTGATGCTGGGCGGCACGCGCACCAGGCACCCCGTCGGCGCGTCCCTGGGCATCCAGGAGAGCGTAGCGGCGACGGTGGAGCTCGCTCAGGCCCACGTTGAACAGGGCTATAAGCGCCTCAAGTTCAAGATCAAGCCCGGCTGGGACGTAGCGCCCCTGCGGGCGGTGCGCGAGGCCCTGCCCGAGACGCCCTTGACCGTGGACGCCAACAGCGCCTACCGGCTCACCGACGCCCGCGTCTTTAGGGAGCTCGACGAGCTGGGCCTCGACTACATCGAGCAGCCCTTGGCGCACGACGACCTCGTCGACCACGCCGAACTGCAGCGCCTCTTGGCCACGCCCATCTGCCTAGACGAGTCCATCCACTCGCCCGAGGACGCCCGCAAGGGCCTGCAGCTCGGCGCGGGCCGGGTCATCAACATCAAGGTGGGGCGCCTTCGCGGCCACCTCCTGGCGCGGCGCAGCCACGACGTGGCGGTGAGCTTCGGCGCGCCGGTGTGGTGCGGGGGGATGCTCGAGACCGGGGTGGGGCGCGCCCACAACCTGCACCTCAGCGCCTTGGAGGGTTTTACCCTGCCCGGCGACACTGCCAGCGCCAGCCGCTACTGGGACGAGGACCTCGTCGAGCCGCTCCTCGACGCGGTAGACGGCGTGCAGCCCATCCCCGCGGGGCCGGGCATCGGCGTGAGCTTGAAGCGCGACCTGATCGACAGGGTGACGGAGCGGCAGGAGCGCTTTGCCTAG
- the apaG gene encoding Co2+/Mg2+ efflux protein ApaG — MKASPPDTSKEFWRVSVRSFYLPDRSQPELHRFLFGYTITISNRSTERAQLIDRHWLITDALGRTQEVRGKGVVGVQPVIGPGQSYEYSSGCPLATPYGTMRGGYGMLDGRGERFELEVPLFVLGEPEGRTLN; from the coding sequence ATGAAAGCGTCACCACCTGACACCTCAAAAGAATTCTGGCGCGTCAGCGTCCGCTCCTTTTACCTGCCCGACCGCTCGCAACCGGAGTTGCACCGTTTCCTCTTCGGCTACACCATCACCATCTCCAACCGGAGCACCGAGCGCGCCCAGCTCATCGACCGCCACTGGCTCATCACCGACGCGCTCGGCCGCACCCAGGAGGTGCGCGGCAAGGGCGTCGTCGGCGTTCAGCCCGTCATCGGCCCCGGCCAGAGCTACGAGTACAGCAGCGGTTGTCCGCTGGCCACGCCTTACGGCACCATGCGCGGCGGCTACGGCATGCTTGACGGGCGCGGCGAGCGCTTCGAGCTCGAGGTGCCGCTGTTCGTTCTGGGCGAGCCGGAGGGGCGGACGCTCAACTAG